A genomic window from Yoonia rosea includes:
- a CDS encoding glutathione S-transferase family protein, whose product MIRLHHCPQTRSMRSLWLLHELGLDFDLVTYPFDKTLRQEPYRSLNPTGRVPTLEIDGVVLTESGAIAEYLCERFPRAGLGRDPSHAERAQWLNWIHFAETISQHTAALTQQHIALYDDSMRSPIIMQLEAKRLLKTLATVEGALTGDYLLSGFSAADIGVGQAVYMARHFVHLDDLPALAAWYARLAVRPAFQKALPDAPALYAKAFYPPWEG is encoded by the coding sequence ATGATCCGGTTGCACCATTGCCCGCAAACCCGCTCGATGCGCAGCCTGTGGCTGTTGCATGAGTTGGGGCTGGATTTTGATCTCGTCACCTATCCGTTCGACAAGACGCTGCGGCAGGAACCCTACCGTTCGCTCAATCCGACAGGTCGTGTGCCGACACTCGAGATTGATGGGGTTGTCCTGACTGAAAGCGGGGCGATTGCCGAATATCTCTGCGAGCGTTTCCCGCGGGCGGGCTTGGGTCGCGACCCAAGTCACGCAGAGCGCGCACAGTGGTTGAACTGGATCCATTTCGCCGAGACGATCTCGCAGCACACCGCTGCCCTGACCCAGCAACATATCGCGCTTTATGATGACAGCATGCGGTCGCCGATCATCATGCAACTTGAGGCCAAGCGCCTGTTGAAAACCTTGGCCACGGTCGAGGGCGCGTTGACGGGGGACTATCTGCTATCCGGCTTTTCTGCGGCGGATATCGGCGTCGGGCAGGCGGTCTATATGGCCAGGCATTTTGTGCATCTGGATGACCTGCCTGCCTTGGCAGCGTGGTATGCCCGTCTTGCGGTGCGTCCGGCGTTTCAAAAGGCCCTGCCGGATGCCCCGGCCCTTTATGCCAAGGCGTTTTATCCGCCATGGGAGGGGTGA
- a CDS encoding acetyl/propionyl/methylcrotonyl-CoA carboxylase subunit alpha, whose product MFDKILIANRGEIACRIIRTARAMGVRTVAVYSDADAQALHVGMADEAVRLGPAPVAESYLRGDLIIQAALDSGAQAIHPGYGFLSENPDFVEQITAAGLTFIGPSAEAIRAMGLKDAAKALMHDAGVPVVPGYHGENQAPDFLAGEADQIGYPVLIKAVAGGGGKGMRLVERAADFAENLASAQAEARTAFGNADVLIEKYITAPRHIEVQIFGDGTDAVHLFERDCSLQRRHQKVIEEAPAPGMTDAVRVAMGAAAVKAAKAIGYAGAGTIEFIVDGSDGLRTDGFWFMEMNTRLQVEHPVTEAITGVDLVEWQLRVAAGAPLPAKQEDLAITGHAFEARLYAEDVPAGFLPATGVIDHLIFPKDARIDSGVEQGDEISPWYDPMIAKITVHGPDRAGALRSLSAALDACQVAGTVTNLDFLRRLARVPDFVAGDVDTGLIARHGETLGAAVVPTARDIAIAAVTSARFADDPFTGFTLWEPLQRQILLRQSDVDIVAVLSVQSADQCRVDIDGQVVSLQRRAGHWGVRAVLHQGRVTVFGPRSISFDVVDPLARNGAALGGDAVLAPMPGLVRDVAVQAGDTVQEGDRMVVLEAMKMEHVLRAPRTGIVAEVRVATGDQVTAGALMVRLEDAE is encoded by the coding sequence ATGTTTGACAAAATCCTGATCGCCAACCGTGGCGAGATTGCCTGCCGGATCATCCGCACGGCCCGCGCCATGGGCGTCCGCACGGTGGCGGTCTATTCCGATGCGGATGCGCAGGCCTTGCATGTGGGCATGGCGGATGAGGCGGTGCGGCTGGGGCCTGCCCCTGTCGCTGAGAGCTATCTGCGCGGTGATCTGATCATTCAGGCGGCCCTTGATTCAGGCGCGCAGGCGATCCATCCGGGCTACGGGTTTTTGTCTGAGAATCCGGACTTTGTTGAACAGATTACGGCGGCGGGTCTGACATTCATCGGGCCCTCGGCAGAGGCGATCCGCGCGATGGGGCTCAAGGATGCCGCCAAGGCGCTGATGCATGACGCAGGCGTGCCGGTTGTGCCGGGCTATCATGGCGAAAACCAGGCCCCCGATTTTCTGGCGGGCGAGGCCGATCAGATCGGCTATCCTGTCCTGATCAAGGCCGTGGCGGGCGGCGGTGGCAAGGGCATGCGTCTTGTCGAACGGGCGGCGGATTTTGCTGAAAACCTTGCCTCTGCGCAGGCCGAGGCGCGCACGGCCTTTGGCAACGCCGATGTCCTGATTGAGAAATATATCACCGCACCGCGCCATATCGAGGTGCAGATCTTTGGGGATGGCACGGATGCGGTGCATCTGTTCGAGCGTGATTGCTCGCTTCAGCGGCGTCACCAGAAGGTGATCGAAGAAGCACCCGCGCCCGGGATGACCGATGCAGTGCGCGTTGCCATGGGGGCTGCGGCGGTGAAGGCGGCCAAGGCTATCGGCTATGCTGGTGCCGGTACCATCGAGTTTATCGTGGATGGCAGTGACGGGCTGCGCACCGACGGGTTCTGGTTCATGGAGATGAACACACGGTTGCAGGTCGAGCATCCGGTGACCGAGGCCATTACGGGCGTTGATCTGGTGGAATGGCAATTGCGGGTCGCGGCGGGCGCGCCTTTGCCCGCCAAGCAAGAGGACCTTGCAATCACCGGCCATGCCTTTGAAGCGCGGCTTTATGCAGAGGATGTGCCTGCGGGCTTCTTACCTGCCACAGGCGTTATTGATCACCTGATATTCCCGAAGGACGCGCGCATTGATAGCGGCGTGGAACAGGGGGATGAGATTTCGCCCTGGTATGACCCGATGATCGCGAAGATTACTGTGCATGGGCCGGATCGGGCGGGGGCTTTGCGGTCGCTGTCGGCAGCGTTGGATGCCTGTCAGGTTGCCGGGACAGTGACCAATCTCGATTTTCTGCGCCGCTTGGCACGTGTGCCGGACTTTGTGGCGGGTGATGTCGATACAGGGCTGATTGCGCGGCATGGTGAAACGCTTGGTGCGGCGGTTGTCCCGACTGCGCGCGATATCGCGATTGCGGCAGTGACGTCGGCTCGGTTCGCGGATGATCCTTTCACAGGGTTCACCCTGTGGGAGCCTTTGCAGCGGCAGATCCTGCTGCGGCAGAGTGATGTGGATATCGTGGCGGTTCTGAGTGTGCAAAGTGCGGATCAGTGCCGCGTGGACATTGACGGACAAGTCGTGTCGTTGCAGCGCCGCGCAGGGCATTGGGGTGTGCGAGCGGTTTTGCACCAAGGGCGCGTGACGGTTTTCGGGCCGCGAAGCATCAGTTTTGACGTGGTCGATCCGCTGGCGCGCAATGGGGCGGCACTGGGCGGTGATGCTGTTTTGGCACCGATGCCCGGTCTGGTGCGGGATGTGGCCGTGCAGGCAGGTGACACCGTGCAAGAGGGGGACCGTATGGTGGTGCTGGAAGCGATGAAGATGGAGCATGTGCTACGTGCCCCGCGTACTGGAATCGTCGCAGAGGTGCGCGTGGCCACGGGCGATCAGGTCACCGCGGGTGCATTGATGGTCCGGCTGGAGGACGCGGAATGA
- a CDS encoding carboxyl transferase domain-containing protein — protein sequence MTDRATHEAALAQVAAAAAHAAAGGGETARDRHVKRGKMLPRDRVANLLDPGSPFLEVGATAAHGMYDGAAPCAGVVAGVGRVSGRLVMVVCNDATVKGGTYYPMTVKKHLRAQEIAEACHLPCVYLVDSGGANLPNQDEVFPDRDHFGRIFYNQAQMSAKGIPQIAVVMGSCTAGGAYVPAMADVSIIVRDQGTIFLAGPPLVKAATGEVVSSEDLGGGDVHTRLSGVADYLAEDDAHALALARQAVASCNLEKSINAKRIPPEPPAIYPNTLFDVVPADLRTPYDIREVITRIVDGSRFDEFKARFGETLVCGFAHIDGWPCGIVANNGVLFSESAQKGAHFVELCSQRKIPLVFLQNITGFMVGQKYENEGIARHGAKMVTAVATTKVPKITMVVGGSFGAGNYGMSGRAYSPHFMWSWPTSRISVMGGEQAAGVLATVKRDAIERGGGEWSAAEEAAFKQPTIDMFTEQSHPLYASARLWDDGIIDPRKSREVLALSLAAAMNAPIEETRFGVFRM from the coding sequence ATGACCGATCGCGCCACACATGAGGCCGCGCTGGCCCAGGTTGCCGCCGCTGCCGCCCACGCCGCCGCAGGCGGGGGGGAAACCGCCCGTGACCGCCACGTCAAACGCGGCAAGATGCTGCCGCGCGACCGCGTGGCGAACCTGCTCGACCCCGGCAGTCCGTTTCTGGAGGTGGGCGCGACCGCCGCCCACGGCATGTACGACGGTGCCGCACCCTGTGCGGGTGTTGTGGCCGGTGTCGGCCGTGTGAGTGGCCGCCTTGTGATGGTTGTCTGCAATGACGCCACGGTGAAGGGCGGCACCTATTATCCGATGACCGTCAAGAAACACCTGCGCGCACAGGAAATCGCCGAGGCGTGTCATCTGCCTTGCGTCTATCTGGTCGACAGCGGCGGGGCCAACCTGCCCAATCAGGATGAGGTGTTTCCCGACCGCGACCACTTTGGCCGCATCTTTTACAATCAGGCACAGATGTCCGCCAAAGGCATCCCGCAGATCGCGGTTGTGATGGGATCATGCACAGCGGGCGGCGCCTATGTACCTGCGATGGCGGATGTGTCGATCATCGTCCGCGACCAGGGCACGATCTTTCTGGCAGGTCCGCCTTTGGTGAAAGCAGCGACAGGCGAGGTGGTATCATCCGAGGATCTGGGCGGCGGTGATGTGCACACGCGCCTGTCCGGTGTGGCGGATTATCTGGCCGAGGATGACGCCCATGCCTTGGCGCTGGCACGGCAGGCGGTGGCCTCTTGTAATCTGGAAAAGTCTATAAACGCCAAGAGGATACCGCCCGAACCTCCTGCGATTTATCCTAATACGCTCTTTGATGTGGTCCCCGCCGATCTGCGCACGCCGTATGATATCCGCGAGGTCATAACGCGCATCGTCGATGGCTCAAGATTTGATGAATTCAAAGCGCGCTTTGGCGAAACGCTGGTCTGCGGCTTTGCCCATATTGACGGTTGGCCCTGCGGGATTGTCGCCAACAACGGTGTGCTGTTTTCGGAAAGCGCACAGAAGGGCGCGCATTTCGTGGAACTGTGCAGCCAGCGCAAGATCCCGCTGGTGTTTCTTCAGAACATCACAGGCTTTATGGTGGGCCAGAAATACGAAAACGAGGGCATCGCGCGGCACGGGGCCAAGATGGTGACAGCGGTGGCGACCACAAAGGTGCCCAAGATCACCATGGTGGTTGGCGGATCGTTCGGTGCAGGTAATTATGGCATGTCGGGAAGGGCTTACAGTCCACATTTCATGTGGTCATGGCCCACATCCCGCATTTCTGTCATGGGCGGCGAACAGGCTGCAGGTGTGCTGGCCACCGTCAAACGCGACGCGATCGAGCGCGGCGGCGGGGAATGGTCCGCCGCGGAAGAAGCGGCTTTCAAACAGCCCACGATCGATATGTTCACCGAACAATCGCACCCGCTTTATGCAAGTGCGCGGCTCTGGGATGACGGCATCATAGACCCGCGCAAAAGCCGCGAGGTGCTGGCGCTGTCGCTGGCGGCGGCGATGAACGCACCGATCGAGGAGACACGCTTTGGCGTGTTCCGGATGTGA
- a CDS encoding lysozyme inhibitor LprI family protein, whose product MKNLVFSLLIAFAAAPTHAQDLLFYPDPVLDCMDDAPETAMRDICIGTAANYCMVNTPGGSSTPVMGACLDRERAFWDARLNDVYARLLTQHAETPAVLDNLRTMQRAWITYRDARCDYEFVQWNGGTGGGPALLACLMRTTAEQTLLLEEQLR is encoded by the coding sequence ATGAAAAATCTCGTTTTCTCCCTGCTGATAGCGTTTGCAGCCGCGCCGACCCATGCGCAGGATCTTCTGTTCTACCCCGATCCGGTGCTTGATTGCATGGATGACGCGCCCGAGACCGCAATGCGTGACATCTGTATCGGTACGGCAGCCAACTATTGCATGGTCAACACTCCCGGCGGGTCCAGCACGCCCGTCATGGGCGCTTGTCTGGACCGCGAACGCGCGTTCTGGGACGCCCGCCTGAATGATGTCTACGCCCGGCTTTTGACCCAGCATGCGGAGACGCCAGCGGTGCTGGACAACTTGCGCACGATGCAGCGGGCGTGGATCACCTATCGCGATGCCCGCTGCGACTATGAGTTCGTCCAATGGAACGGCGGCACCGGGGGTGGGCCTGCACTGCTGGCCTGTCTGATGCGCACCACGGCCGAACAGACCTTGCTGCTGGAGGAACAGCTTCGATGA
- a CDS encoding acyl-CoA dehydrogenase family protein, with protein sequence MFHASMTFDLGEDVNALRDMVHDWAQTRVKPMAGEIDQSNAFPPALWPEMGELGLLGVTVDEAYGGAGMSYLAHTVAIEEIARASASVSLSYGAHSNLCVNQIKLNGTEAQKAKYLPRLISGEHVGALAMSEAGAGSDVVSMTLRAEKRNDHYRLNGNKYWITNGPDADTLVVYAKTDPAAGSKGITAFLIEKEMTGFSTSPHFDKLGMRGSNTAELIFDDVAVPFENVLGEEGKGVRVLMSGLDYERVVLAGIGLGIMAACLDEVMPYLSTRKQFGEPIGNFQLMQGKIADMYTAMNSARAYVYEVARACDRGTVTRQDAAACCLYASEEAMKQAHQAVQAMGGAGFLADAPVARLFRDAKLMEIGAGTSEIRRMLVGRELMAAMT encoded by the coding sequence ATGTTTCATGCCTCAATGACCTTTGATCTGGGCGAGGATGTGAATGCCCTGCGTGATATGGTCCATGACTGGGCGCAGACCCGTGTCAAACCCATGGCGGGCGAGATTGACCAATCCAATGCCTTTCCCCCAGCACTTTGGCCTGAAATGGGTGAGTTGGGACTATTGGGCGTCACCGTGGATGAAGCCTATGGCGGCGCAGGCATGTCCTATCTTGCCCATACGGTCGCGATTGAGGAAATCGCCCGCGCCAGTGCCTCTGTCAGCCTGTCTTATGGGGCGCATTCCAACCTTTGTGTGAACCAGATCAAATTGAACGGTACCGAGGCGCAAAAGGCCAAGTACCTGCCGCGGCTGATTTCGGGTGAACATGTGGGCGCGCTTGCCATGTCCGAGGCGGGGGCGGGGTCTGACGTGGTCTCAATGACGTTGCGCGCGGAAAAGCGGAACGATCACTACCGTTTGAACGGCAACAAATACTGGATCACCAACGGTCCTGATGCCGATACGCTGGTGGTCTATGCCAAAACCGATCCTGCGGCGGGGTCCAAAGGGATCACGGCCTTTCTGATCGAAAAAGAGATGACAGGGTTTTCCACCTCGCCGCATTTCGACAAGCTGGGCATGCGGGGATCAAACACAGCCGAGCTGATTTTTGACGATGTCGCGGTCCCGTTCGAAAATGTGTTGGGCGAAGAGGGCAAAGGCGTGCGCGTCCTGATGTCGGGCCTTGATTACGAACGGGTCGTGCTGGCGGGCATCGGGCTTGGCATTATGGCCGCTTGTCTGGATGAGGTCATGCCGTACCTGAGCACCCGCAAGCAGTTTGGCGAACCGATTGGAAACTTCCAACTGATGCAAGGCAAGATCGCAGATATGTATACGGCGATGAATTCGGCCCGCGCCTATGTCTACGAAGTCGCCCGCGCCTGCGACCGGGGCACGGTCACGCGGCAGGACGCGGCGGCCTGCTGTCTTTATGCCAGCGAAGAGGCCATGAAACAGGCCCATCAGGCCGTGCAGGCGATGGGCGGGGCAGGCTTTTTGGCTGATGCGCCAGTAGCGCGGCTTTTCCGTGACGCAAAGCTGATGGAGATCGGAGCAGGGACATCGGAAATCCGCCGGATGCTGGTGGGCCGCGAATTGATGGCGGCCATGACATGA
- a CDS encoding DUF6434 domain-containing protein — translation MTDRPDIAQCADAATFRQWYYLKSELVDFARANGLKTTGGKFDIADRIAYFLDHGVPPTEVKKARKVTSKFDWHSAPLTRETVITDSYKNTQNMRRFMQAEIPGYKFSLPFMDWMKTNVGRTLADAVDVAKQIEAEKKAGKKQPDQPHNQYNAYTRAYFAHVPDGTQKELRRLWALRRTKPGPYVFSPDDLKLLNEK, via the coding sequence ATGACTGATCGCCCGGATATTGCGCAATGCGCTGACGCAGCCACCTTTCGACAGTGGTATTATCTCAAGTCAGAGCTTGTGGATTTCGCACGGGCGAACGGGTTGAAGACGACCGGCGGCAAATTCGACATCGCCGACAGGATTGCCTATTTCCTTGATCATGGCGTGCCACCGACGGAGGTAAAGAAGGCCCGGAAGGTGACCTCGAAATTCGATTGGCACAGTGCGCCCCTGACGCGCGAGACAGTGATCACCGATAGCTACAAAAATACCCAGAACATGCGCCGTTTCATGCAGGCCGAAATCCCTGGTTACAAGTTCTCGCTCCCCTTTATGGACTGGATGAAAACGAATGTCGGGCGGACATTGGCTGATGCCGTTGACGTTGCAAAGCAAATCGAGGCTGAGAAGAAGGCGGGCAAGAAGCAGCCGGATCAGCCGCACAACCAGTATAATGCCTATACACGTGCCTATTTTGCCCATGTTCCTGACGGCACCCAAAAGGAGCTGCGCCGCTTGTGGGCTTTGCGCCGCACGAAGCCGGGACCCTACGTTTTTTCGCCAGATGATCTGAAGCTGCTCAACGAGAAATGA
- a CDS encoding DegT/DnrJ/EryC1/StrS family aminotransferase, producing the protein MTEIFKGSFTQQEPIPAEGIAAANAVMQSGRLHRYNTSGDEIAQTALLEEEFAATVGAKYCLAVASGGYAMTTALRACGVAHGDKVLTNAFTLAPVPGAIAAVGAVPVFIGVTEDLVIDLDDLAAKLGQAKVLLLSHMRGHICDMERLMALCDAAGVDVIEDCAHTMGAAWNGVPSGRWGRFGCYSTQTYKHINSGEGGFLIGDGPEDMARAIMLSGSYMLFEKHRAAPPVATFANIKYETPNISGRMDNLRAAILRPQLRNLAAQAARWNARYRVLEDGLAETPGLRLIPRPEKEQFVASSFQFLLLDWAPAAVEAVLARCAARGVELKWFGGAEPKGFTSRYDSWRYAPSAPMPASDRVLAGIVDMRLPLTFSEEDCALIARIIRAEVSAVHQAQVAAE; encoded by the coding sequence ATGACCGAGATTTTCAAAGGCAGTTTCACCCAGCAGGAACCGATCCCCGCCGAAGGGATCGCTGCGGCCAATGCCGTGATGCAGTCAGGCCGCTTGCACCGCTACAACACCAGCGGTGACGAGATTGCGCAAACAGCCCTGCTGGAAGAGGAATTCGCCGCGACGGTAGGTGCCAAATACTGCCTCGCGGTGGCCTCGGGCGGTTATGCGATGACGACAGCCCTGCGCGCCTGCGGTGTTGCGCATGGCGACAAGGTGCTGACCAATGCCTTCACGCTGGCGCCTGTGCCGGGTGCGATTGCCGCCGTTGGTGCTGTACCGGTCTTTATCGGCGTGACCGAGGATCTGGTGATTGATCTGGATGATCTGGCGGCAAAGCTTGGTCAGGCCAAAGTGCTGCTGCTCAGCCATATGCGGGGCCATATCTGCGATATGGAGCGGCTCATGGCGCTCTGTGATGCCGCCGGTGTCGATGTGATCGAGGATTGCGCCCACACCATGGGGGCCGCGTGGAACGGCGTGCCATCTGGGCGTTGGGGGCGGTTTGGCTGCTATTCGACGCAAACTTACAAACACATCAATTCCGGTGAAGGCGGGTTTCTGATTGGTGACGGGCCCGAGGATATGGCCCGGGCGATCATGCTCTCAGGCAGCTATATGCTGTTTGAAAAGCATCGTGCCGCCCCGCCGGTCGCGACCTTTGCCAACATCAAATACGAAACGCCCAATATCTCGGGCCGGATGGACAATCTGCGCGCGGCGATCCTGCGCCCGCAATTGCGCAATCTGGCGGCACAAGCGGCGCGCTGGAACGCACGCTATCGCGTTCTTGAAGATGGTTTGGCCGAAACACCGGGGCTGCGGTTGATCCCGCGTCCCGAGAAAGAGCAGTTCGTTGCCTCGTCGTTCCAGTTCCTGCTGCTCGATTGGGCACCTGCCGCGGTCGAGGCTGTGCTGGCACGCTGTGCGGCGCGCGGGGTCGAGTTGAAATGGTTCGGCGGCGCAGAGCCCAAAGGCTTTACCTCGCGCTATGACAGCTGGCGCTATGCGCCGTCCGCACCTATGCCTGCGTCGGATCGTGTTCTTGCCGGCATCGTCGATATGCGCCTGCCGCTGACGTTCTCCGAAGAGGATTGCGCACTGATCGCACGGATCATCCGCGCCGAGGTGTCTGCGGTCCATCAAGCTCAGGTCGCAGCAGAATAA
- a CDS encoding HAD-IA family hydrolase: MTKRTVIFDLDGTLADTSGDLIAAANSCFRGLGLGDLLDHATDAATALRGGRAMLTLGFSRVEGFGQAEVDAQYPVLLAAYAQAIDTHTVLYPGAMDAVERLLSADYAVGIATNKPEGLAETLMRSLGVRDAFGSLIGADTLPVRKPDPAHHFEAVRRAGGDPARSLLVGDTATDRDTSRNAGVPSVLVTFGPGRDDVLALDPEATIDHYDELDAVVARLIG, from the coding sequence ATGACAAAACGCACTGTAATCTTTGATCTTGACGGCACGCTGGCAGATACCAGCGGCGATCTGATTGCCGCTGCCAATAGCTGCTTTCGCGGGCTGGGTTTGGGCGATCTGCTGGATCATGCGACCGATGCCGCCACAGCACTGCGCGGCGGGCGGGCCATGCTGACGTTGGGCTTTTCGCGCGTTGAAGGGTTCGGGCAGGCCGAGGTGGATGCGCAATATCCCGTGTTGCTGGCCGCCTATGCGCAAGCGATTGATACCCACACCGTGCTTTACCCCGGTGCGATGGATGCGGTCGAACGCCTTCTCTCTGCCGATTATGCTGTTGGGATCGCGACGAACAAACCCGAAGGGTTGGCCGAAACGCTGATGCGCAGTCTCGGGGTGCGTGATGCATTCGGCTCACTGATCGGGGCCGATACGCTGCCTGTACGCAAACCCGACCCTGCACATCATTTCGAGGCCGTGCGCCGTGCGGGCGGCGATCCTGCGCGCTCGCTTCTGGTGGGGGATACGGCCACCGACCGTGACACATCGCGCAATGCCGGCGTGCCGTCGGTCTTGGTCACGTTTGGCCCGGGCCGTGATGATGTGCTGGCGCTTGATCCCGAGGCCACGATTGATCACTACGATGAACTGGACGCAGTGGTGGCCCGCCTGATCGGGTGA
- the glmU gene encoding bifunctional UDP-N-acetylglucosamine diphosphorylase/glucosamine-1-phosphate N-acetyltransferase GlmU codes for MATALIILAAGMGTRMNSDLPKVLHEIAGAPMLVHAMKAGAALEPAQTVVVAGHGAERVTKAAKAYDPDVTVAIQSEQLGTAHAVGQARAALAGFDGDALVLYGDTPFIRPETLAAMSAARLTHDIVVLGFEAADPGRYGRLILKDDQLDQIVEFKDASHKERAVTLCNSGVISADSALLFDLIDAVGNDNAAEEYYLTDIIGIARARGLSATVVTCDEAETLGINSRAELARAEALYQQNARSMAQDDGVTLTAPETVFFAHDTVIGRDTVIEPHVVFGPGVSVESGATIRAFSHLEGCHVARGGVVGPYARLRPGAELAEDVKIGNFVEIKNAQIAEGAKVNHLSYIGDATIGARSNIGAGTITCNYDGVFKHHTTIGQDTFIGSNTMLVAPVTVGDAAMTGSGSVVTKDVPAGALAVGRARQENKAGFAIRLFEKLKARKAKGS; via the coding sequence ATGGCAACCGCATTGATCATCTTAGCCGCAGGTATGGGCACGCGCATGAATTCCGACCTGCCCAAGGTCCTGCATGAAATCGCAGGCGCGCCGATGTTGGTGCACGCCATGAAAGCGGGTGCTGCACTTGAGCCTGCTCAAACGGTTGTCGTGGCAGGGCACGGTGCCGAGCGGGTCACAAAAGCGGCCAAGGCCTATGATCCCGACGTCACGGTCGCGATCCAGTCCGAGCAACTGGGCACCGCCCATGCGGTCGGTCAGGCGCGCGCGGCATTGGCTGGCTTTGATGGCGACGCGCTGGTGCTTTATGGTGATACGCCGTTCATTCGGCCTGAAACGCTCGCTGCAATGAGCGCGGCACGATTGACCCATGACATCGTCGTTCTGGGCTTTGAAGCAGCCGATCCGGGCCGATACGGGCGGTTGATCCTGAAGGATGATCAACTTGATCAGATCGTCGAATTCAAAGATGCATCTCATAAGGAACGCGCCGTAACACTCTGTAATAGCGGTGTAATTTCAGCAGATAGCGCTTTGCTTTTTGATCTTATCGATGCCGTCGGAAACGACAATGCCGCCGAAGAATACTATCTAACCGATATCATCGGGATAGCGCGCGCGCGTGGATTGTCCGCCACGGTCGTGACCTGCGATGAGGCGGAAACGCTTGGCATCAATTCCCGCGCCGAACTTGCGCGTGCCGAGGCGCTTTACCAGCAAAATGCGCGCAGCATGGCCCAAGATGACGGCGTGACACTCACCGCGCCCGAAACAGTCTTTTTTGCCCATGATACCGTCATAGGCCGCGATACAGTGATCGAACCTCATGTGGTTTTCGGCCCCGGTGTAAGTGTCGAATCCGGCGCAACCATCCGCGCCTTTAGCCATCTGGAGGGTTGCCATGTCGCACGCGGCGGGGTCGTCGGCCCCTATGCGCGGCTGCGCCCCGGCGCGGAACTGGCCGAGGACGTCAAGATTGGCAATTTCGTGGAAATCAAGAACGCGCAGATTGCCGAGGGTGCGAAGGTCAACCACCTGTCCTATATCGGCGATGCCACAATCGGCGCGCGCAGCAATATCGGCGCGGGCACGATCACCTGCAATTATGACGGCGTGTTCAAACACCACACGACAATCGGGCAGGATACGTTTATCGGATCGAACACCATGCTTGTGGCCCCTGTCACCGTCGGCGATGCAGCCATGACCGGCAGCGGGTCCGTGGTGACCAAGGACGTGCCCGCCGGTGCCTTGGCTGTTGGTCGCGCGCGACAGGAAAACAAAGCGGGCTTTGCCATACGCCTGTTCGAAAAACTCAAAGCACGCAAAGCAAAAGGGTCTTAA